TTCTTCAGCTATCTTTAGCATCATGTGGTTTGGCAGGACGTATCTGGAACAAAACACACAGTGGTAGCACGTTAAATTCAGCCAGCGAGCCCCATTAAAAGGCTACAACCCGGGAGGGGAAAACGTAACACACTTTCAgggtgaaaagaaaaaagcccattATTTCCTTGTCACCCGAGCTGCTCAGTCTAGGAGCAGATATTAAAAGAACGTCTAATCCCTTACCCGTAACTTTCATCTTCCCTACGAGCTGTTTTATCCCTCCAGGCAAACAGCAGCTGAAAGGCTGTCAGCTGCTGTGTGTTGAGATGCTTCTTCTGCTTCCTATACAGTTCGAGGTAGGATTCGTCCGTGAAGATAGGTTTGATGAATTTCTGCAATGCATTACAGAACATTCAGGATCAATGGGAATCAGAATTGTGCCCTGGGCTCTTGAAGACGTTTGGCTCTTTTCCTCTGTGTAAAGAACAAAGCAAAGCACGAGGACCCGGCCCGAGACAGGATGGCCGTGACCGCTGACACTGTACCTTGAGGCAGATGTCCCTGCTCCGCTGCCACACCACCTGCAGCTGCACGGGCTGCTGGTTGCCTCGCTCCCACAGCTCCAGCCTCATTTTATCATAAATGTAAAGCAGGTAATGGGTGTCATCTCGGGCGTAGTTGAGCATTTCCTCAGGCAGAGGTCTAGAATTGCAACAGAGGCAATAATTTTGCTGGTTTCTGCCCCGGGTGTGGCAATGTAAGCTATGTGCTCTGAGGGTGCTAATAAGACTTTGGCTCCTTTTAGTATCACAGCCAATACTCCAGTTATGGCGACATTTCCTCCATCTTAACAGGACAAGCCACTGTCTCCACGGTTGGGGAGAAAGGGCAGCAGGTAACGATGTGGTTGAAAATAGAGACCCTGGGGTCCCGAGTTTGAATCTTAGCTCTCAATACCTGTCCTCGGACAAGTCACTGGGCTCACTTTCCTCACCTGGGAAATGAAGGCCGGCACCTCACAGGCTGCTGTGGGGACCACCCAGCACAACATCCCCGAAGCTCTTagctcagtgcttggcacatggcaaGGGTTAAATAACAGGTAGTGGCTTTCAGGCTTTGTCAGTTTTCATCTTCTATCTGGGCTTTGTTAGATCCTCTTTGGAAGTTCTGGTGTGCACAACTGGAGGAAAGCTCATGGGAGGAGGCTGCAAACAACAGCTGCAAACTCAGGAAGCCGGCCACCTGACAGTGATCGAGCTGAGCCCAAACCCCGGAAAGTGTGGCAGGACTCCACCAAAATCTCACACTCTAGTAAATACTCATTATAAGGTGCGATCACCTACATACCTTAGAATTCTTTCAGACCTCTGGGAATtcaccacacacacgcacgcacgcacacacgcacgcacgcacccaTCCCGACTGCAGAGATCTGAGTTTCAAACGAGAGACTGGCAGGGATACAGACACGAACACGGCACACCTCTTCCAACCTCTATTCCCGAGAAGCATGGTGTGATAGCCCTACACACACTCCACGTGGTCACCCTAAAACTTCCAGCTGTGCTGGAAACAGCTGGAAGAAAGACCAGCGACATTCAACTCAAGGTTTGGCTAACGTCACAGTCTGAACAAAGGTCTGCGGGGACGAGACGCTGATGGGCACCCATGCTTCCTGCGCCATCAGTATTTCCTCGTTAAGCACAAACTGACCGTATCCTCCAATCAGCCAGCTGAAACTGTTTGTTGGATTCCACGTTGCAGTAGAGTTTCAGCAGATGGTCCAGCGAGTGCCTGCCCAGGTTTAGAAGGCGTGCTGCCTGATGGGTATCGAACATGTTCACTACATACAACCCGAAGTCTTTCTGTAGCCATTCTATGTCTGAATCAGCACCGTGGAAGACCTGAAAACAAAGCCGGACTCAGGGGGTACAATGTGCACGAGGCCACTTGTGCCCCGAAACACACTCTACCTCTAGGGGATTATAACTCTGGAATTAGAAGCCAGAAGGCAGATTCAGATGCGTTCAGTTTTAAACGCTTCTTTTAGTTTGGACCGACAGCCTTCTACACTCCTAACGGCACACTCTTCAAGTCTGAAACTGCTAACAGCCAGTGATTCTGAGAAAACAGCTCCACTGGCTTCAAGGCTAGTCATTAAGTCCGCAGGATCCTGATGGCATGGGCTCACTGCAGGAATCCGTAACATGACGTACCGTCGCCCCGGGTGGTAACGAGCTGGAAGCTGTATCTTAGGCTGTTCTAACTGGGGCTTAGAAACAAAAGCAGTTTAGCGTGGGGGATCCGAGTGCAGGAAATTACAATGATTTCTCTCCACGTCACCAGGTCTACGTTGAAATAATGAAACAGTAAAACGAAAGCACTTAACTCCTGCGCTCATGCGCCAGGGCTGGAAAAGGCTGGCTGACCTTAACGATGGCGGGGTCTGTGAGGCTCTCATTGAGAATGTACATGTCACTTCGGAGCTCCAGGGTGTCGACAATGAAGTCTTCTGTTCGGGTGGAGATCTGCATCAGGCAGGTCAGCCCCAGGAAGCTCCTGTAGGAGTGGTGCTAAAACCCGGAAAGAGGGGAGAACAGGGAAAAATGATCTTGCTAGGCTTTCCTTTACGGATTTTAGGAGGCCAGCTACAAAAGTTACAAGGCTGATTGGTCTCTGCCAAAAAATAGATCTGTTGGTATTAATTTTATACTCCTCAAGTAGGTGCACTCATAGAGGATGTAAAATTTCACTCAAGGTCATTCACAACTTACCTCTAAGTCTACCGCAAACTCCTGACAAGTCAAGAGCTTCTCATTGAGCTCCACCAGTTCGTCCAGGGAGGATACAAAATGGCAGGGTGTTTCTCCCACAGGCCTATATAACTGGAGCATGAACGCACAGGTAGGAAGAGAGAGGAACATTACGAATCATCCTTCGCTAAAGCACAAAATGAATTAGCAGTTCAAGAAATGACTCAAAGTTGCAACCTTctactttaaaagatatttaaagaaagcCAAGATTGCATGGATTGGATTTTTCCTGGGCTACCTGGCCATCATCCATAAACTCAGTTTGGATGCTAACCTGGGGTTCTGGCTTTTGAAGGACTGAATCTGGTGGAGTGAAGTGATCTAGTTCATACTGATAAGGATGTGCGAAcctgaataaacaaaacaaaaagaaaagtccttTTGAGGAGTTTTGTGATTGAAGGAAGAACAACTGCTTTAATCCAATTTGTaaagacaaatgagcaaagaacactgtgaaaatatcttctctctaTAAAAAGCACCATTATTTCAGTGAGAATTCAagggcatcaaaaaaaaaaaaaaagatcatgtcaTACTGGTTCACCCTTATAATGTGATTAATTAAAAATCTACtgattcatggggcacctgggtggctcagtcggttaagcgtccacctcttaattttggctcagatcatgatctcaaggttcaggggttcgagctccacactgggctctgcgctgatagtgtggaatctacttgggattctctctcctctctctttccctttctctccctccctcgccctctccccctccccctctctctccccactctctgcccctcccctgcttgcgttctctgtgtctcaaaataaataaacttaaaaaaaaaaatctcatttataaaAACCTGAACTCTTATTTCAAAACACTGTATGACTGCCACTGTGGATGATAAAAAAATGTGCAATGTAGAATTCCTTgtggtttggggggaaaaaacacaaacctgtggagagagagagggaatggggcaGGTATCTCAATTGGTCATATGCTAAAggctctattttttgtttttctgtcatcTACTTGCATAAAAACCCTAAATCtctgagttccttgagggcagggccaTGAGTCATCACCTTGATTCCTTTGCACCTGCCTGTGGCCTCATGGTGCAGAGCTGGGGCCGAGGGCATGCCGCTAGGGCAGACTCCAGCTATATGTGAGAAAAAGACCAACACCAGCAAAGTCATTGCCACCTTTTTCTTTCATACGGAAGGCAAGGTCCCTTTGTCTATTTTAAGCagttaattattcttttttaaattttaattaatttttaaaagtttatttatttcaagagagtgagaaacagagagtgtgtatgtgagcaggggaggggcagagagagaggaagagagagagagagaatccaaagcaggctccgtgctgtcagtgtagtgcggggcttgaacccatgaactgggagatcatgacatgagcaaaaatcaatagtcagatgcttaatcgactgggctgcccaggcacccctacgcaGTTTTTTGCAGATGCTTACACTGCCAGTGAAAAATGCCGTCTCCCTACTGACTTTATTAGCGGGCCCCTATCTCATGCCTGGTGAGAAAGGCAGAATGTCAGAGAGGaaggacagtttttttttaacatttatttttttgagagagagagacagggcatgagcaggggaggggcagagaaagagggagacacagaacccgaagcaggctccaggctctgagctgtcagcacagagcccgacgcagggctcgaacccatgaaccatgagatcatggcctaagccgaagtcggatgcttaactgacgaagccacccaggtgcccgtagaGGAAGGACTGTTTTAAGAAAACTGGAGGTTTCGAGTTCTGGTTGTATGGGAAGTCAGCATCTCtcggtgggggtggtgggggtgagagCGAGTGCTACCTCTGAGGACTGGTGACGGTTACCCAAGATGTCACCCGTGCAGGCCCTCTGTGAACACCAGCAGGAGGTTTGACCAAAGAGATCCACTGTTAGGATAGTGATAACAATCAcccatgcttcagattctctgtttacACGGATATATTTTACAAGAGTGAAGCCGAGTGAGAATGCGGCATAAAGGCAATAATCACTCATGGCAGAAAATCCCGACAGGCAAATACTCACATGTCCTGCTCCACCTGCTGGGTTCTCTGCTGATGGATGAAATCAGCCAGGGCAGGGGGGACATCCAAGTCCTCTGGACGATCCTGTGGGCGTTCCCTCCTTTCTTTAGAGAGTGCTAGAGACCCAAGGAGCAACAAAAACGTCAtcccagggtgtctgggtggctcagtcagttaagcatccaacttcggcttaggtcatgatctcacagttcatgagtgcgagccccacattgggctctgttctgacagcatggagcctggagcctgcttcagattctgtgtctcctaccctctctgaccctccccactcgcactctgtctctctctctctcaaaaagaaacattaaaaaacaaaaacaaaaatgccatcACAAAAGGGGTGAATACATTCACATCTTGTCTAGTTATGGAGGAGTTAGCTGGCTCCTTCCAAGACAGGGAGGCGGGGGGAGACTTTTCCCGCTTTCTTTAGGCAGAGCCTGCACGACTTACCCTGAGGGAGGGGTTTCTGAGCGTTGGGCTTGATGAAGATCTTAGGAAGAAATGGTGTGTTGGAGTTGTCGATCCTTTCTCGGAATTTAAGCTGAGGCCGGGCGATGTTTTTGGCATGAAGCAACCGGAAagtttcagattttgtttttttgctatattCTCCTGCCTACGATAACACATACAAATAGCTTATAACACCGCAACTCATCGATGAGAAATACAAATCCTATTTCTGCCTTCCAAAAGCATTCATTTGAGAGTGTGTGTTGTGGATTAGGTTGCAGGGTGCAAAGGAGAGAAGAGGTAATTAGGTTGTGCCTGTCCATGAGAACAAGTTGGGCAGTGGCCAGTTCTGTGTCCAATGAATCAGAACAGAAATGCAGACTTGCGCGGCCAGGGGCCCTATTGTAAAGCCGGCATTAGAAGCTCTAGTCCATCTGAAAAGCCTCCCTCACCTTGCGGTTCCAGCTGGACACTATTGTCTTGGGGACCTGTAATCCTGCAGGGAGGACTGGCTGTTGGTTCTTATTCACACCTGAAGCTTCATCCAGTAAAATACCCTAGGGGCAAGAGACAACAGTTCAGGGTTAACAGGTTAATTATTTGACATTCTTAAGAAatacattcaggggcgcctggctgcatcagtgggttaagcgtctgactctcggtttcagctcgggtcacggactcgtggtttgtgagttccagccctgcagtgggctctgtgctgacagtgtggagcctgctttgaattctctttctccctctctctctgcccttcccccacttgctctctctgtccctctttcaaaataaataaataaacttaaaaaaaaaaaagaaatatattcaaagaatcaTGCGTGGgaacatatataaacacacacaagaaagtcagcccaaataattaaaacattatttgctCAAAGACAGGGCAGTAATTGACCACTCCCAACCCTTGATCAGTTTCCCTGACAACTCTCAGTTgaactgaaaattgaaaaatgattAAACAGTGTGATCTGGCCCacaaaaagaatcaaaaagacCCTAGACTGTAGCTATTAAATAAGGAAGGATGGTACTCAGAGGGAGAATGGAGGGTGTTTTGATCCATTCTGCCCCATTGAAGCAGACATAGGGTATCAGTCTGGGCATCCAGATGACAAATGGTAGCATGGCCAgacttgaaatcataaaatatgagAAACTGCTGAAGGACCCATGGGCATTGAGACTATGAGAGGGATGACTTCACAGGACAGGAGTGTGTGATTTAAATATCTGCAGGGCTGTCACATGGTTGAGGGTTCAATTTGTTTTGGACGATCTCTGTGTATTTCCTGCTGTAGAATTGGGCCTAAGTAGACAATAAGCCAGATCATATGATCCACATCTCCTTCTAATCATGCAAATCAGGCTGTTTAGCAGATAGTAgataacagtgaaaaaaaaaaaaaagactcaatttTGGTTAGGCTCTGTACCCAGAAGCCTCTTCTCTCGCAATGCAAATAGGACTTGCAAACCTGGAACGTGAATTTCTTAACAGGCCTCCACTGAGCAGTGATAGGTTGAAGTAACTTATTTGAAGACAACTGTGttatctttggggaaaaaaagccaactgTCAGGAAGGGAATGTCATTGGAacaagaaatgctaaatttctggggcgtctgggtggctcagctagttaagcatctgactcttgatttcgactcaggttatgatctcatggtcgtgagaccgagccccacgctggactctgtgctgagtgtaaagcctgtttgggatcctctctctctctctctctctctctctctctctctctctcccccccactctctcaaaataaataaacacttaaaaaaaaaaaaagaaatgctaaatttccttttcatttcctcagATGCTGGggtttcttttcatattttaataatacaaaagCTCCTCATTTGttaattatcttttgtttttttttaaaagatttcatttttaagtaatctctatgcccaacatggagctccaactcatgaccctgagaccaagccagccacgtgcccccaTTTGTTAATTATCTTAAGAGTAGGGTGAAACACTCACCACTCTTTCCAGAATGACGTCGTTGGTATCGACCAGCAAATCAAACTTGTCCTCCAACTCTGTCACTTTACTTCGGTCCTTAATGTTGCTTCGACACCCGTGGTACTGCATTACTCTGCTCATGCTAAAAGGACAAGAAAACCAAGGTTAGTTTGTAtacctttattcatttgttcccaGTCTGAGAGAAAGCTTGAAAGGCTTGACTTAGACTGTTCCCGATACTTTGTGATCAAACTAATAGTATTTGCACCCTTATAGCaaagttgtgtggccttgggcagttCCCTAAATCTCACTCAGGCTCACTTTCCTCACCTGTCAATTGAAGGGATGGAAGAAATTACTGAAAGCTTCCTTTAAATTCCAAAGAATGCATCATACTACGTAAATAATACACTCCTCATTCATTGCTTTATCATGAAATCTAAGAGATTCTCTAACTCTGTCACATGACAGTTAAACAAAAACACTGTTTGTGTACTGTCTGTCCTCATACTCTTATTAAAAAGCTAATCCTCACGTCCCTGCAAGCTGTATGAGAGACTCTTGGATCTAGGCTTTCAAGTCCCATGTTATTCAAAAAGATTCACATATAGTGCAAGagtcaatgttttttaaaagttaaactcaAAAGGTACCAAATAACATTTCCCTAATCAAAATCCATTgtcttgggggacctgggtggcttagtcagttgagcacctgactcttgatttcagctcaggtcatgatcccaggtcgtgggatcaagccctgcatcagggtccactctgagcatggagtctgcttaggattctctctccctctctctctccctctgcccctctcctccgctcactctctctctaaaataaataaaattggggcacctgggaggctcagtcagtgaagcctctgactcttggttttggctcaggtcatggtctcatgggtttgcaggatcgagccccacgtcaggctctgtgctcatagcagtgcggaacctgctcaaaatcctctctctctctctcatctgcccctcccctgcatgtgcacacactcttcctcaaaataaataaacattaaacaaaataataaaaaaatgaaatagatgagaaaaatccactctttaaaaaaatttatttttttaatgttaaaaattttatttaaaacatttttttgtttatttatttattttgagagagacagagagagcacgcaggggaggggcagagagagagggagagagagaatcccaagcgggttctgcactgtcagcgtagagcccgatgtggggctcgaactcatgaactgcaagattacgacctgagctgaaaccaagagttggatgcttaactgagccatccaagtgcccctaaaaaaaatttttttttaaatgtttatttatttttgagagagagagagagagag
The window above is part of the Prionailurus bengalensis isolate Pbe53 chromosome C1, Fcat_Pben_1.1_paternal_pri, whole genome shotgun sequence genome. Proteins encoded here:
- the EXOSC10 gene encoding exosome component 10 isoform X2; this encodes MAPPSPREPKAQSATSAAKPDGEMVLPGFPDADSFVKFALGSVVAVTKASGGLPQFGDEYDFYRSFPGFQAFCETQGDRLLQCMSRVMQYHGCRSNIKDRSKVTELEDKFDLLVDTNDVILERVGILLDEASGVNKNQQPVLPAGLQVPKTIVSSWNRKAGEYSKKTKSETFRLLHAKNIARPQLKFRERIDNSNTPFLPKIFIKPNAQKPLPQALSKERRERPQDRPEDLDVPPALADFIHQQRTQQVEQDMFAHPYQYELDHFTPPDSVLQKPEPQLYRPVGETPCHFVSSLDELVELNEKLLTCQEFAVDLEHHSYRSFLGLTCLMQISTRTEDFIVDTLELRSDMYILNESLTDPAIVKVFHGADSDIEWLQKDFGLYVVNMFDTHQAARLLNLGRHSLDHLLKLYCNVESNKQFQLADWRIRPLPEEMLNYARDDTHYLLYIYDKMRLELWERGNQQPVQLQVVWQRSRDICLKKFIKPIFTDESYLELYRKQKKHLNTQQLTAFQLLFAWRDKTARREDESYGYVLPNHMMLKIAEELPKEPQGIIACCNPVPPLVRQQINEMHLLIQQAREMPLLKSEVATGVKKTSPLPSPERLENVLFGPHDCSHAPSDGYPVVASDGPVPVQKQASLFPDQREEDAPPETKCLIATAVITLFNEPSAEESGKGPLTVAQKKAQNIMESFENPFRMFLPSLERRAHVSQAAKFDPSSKIYEISNHWKLASQVQVRKESKEIAKEKAAEQTAARDQAREEYKATAEQAVSVRQQAALESAAKKRERTTSDPRTTEQKQEKKRLKTSKKPKDPDLPEKDFTPYDYSKSDFKAFAGNSKSKPSSQFDPNKQMPSGKKCAIPKKLKQSVGNKSMSFPSGKPDRGLRHSWPKR
- the EXOSC10 gene encoding exosome component 10 isoform X3 — protein: MSRVMQYHGCRSNIKDRSKVTELEDKFDLLVDTNDVILERVGILLDEASGVNKNQQPVLPAGLQVPKTIVSSWNRKAGEYSKKTKSETFRLLHAKNIARPQLKFRERIDNSNTPFLPKIFIKPNAQKPLPQALSKERRERPQDRPEDLDVPPALADFIHQQRTQQVEQDMFAHPYQYELDHFTPPDSVLQKPEPQLYRPVGETPCHFVSSLDELVELNEKLLTCQEFAVDLEHHSYRSFLGLTCLMQISTRTEDFIVDTLELRSDMYILNESLTDPAIVKVFHGADSDIEWLQKDFGLYVVNMFDTHQAARLLNLGRHSLDHLLKLYCNVESNKQFQLADWRIRPLPEEMLNYARDDTHYLLYIYDKMRLELWERGNQQPVQLQVVWQRSRDICLKKFIKPIFTDESYLELYRKQKKHLNTQQLTAFQLLFAWRDKTARREDESYGYVLPNHMMLKIAEELPKEPQGIIACCNPVPPLVRQQINEMHLLIQQAREMPLLKSEVATGVKKTSPLPSPERLENVLFGPHDCSHAPSDGYPVVASDGPVPVQKQASLFPDQREEDAPPETKCLIATAVITLFNEPSAEESGKGPLTVAQKKAQNIMESFENPFRMFLPSLERRAHVSQAAKFDPSSKIYEISNHWKLASQVQVRKESKEIAKEKAAEQTAARDQAREEYKATAEQAVSVRQQAALESAAKKRERTTSDPRTTEQKQEKKRLKTSKKPKDPDLPEKDFTPYDYSKSDFKAFAGNSKSKPSSQFDPNKQMPSGKKCAIPKKLKQSVGNKSMSFPSGKPDRGLRHSWPKR
- the EXOSC10 gene encoding exosome component 10 isoform X1; amino-acid sequence: MAPPSPREPKAQSATSAAKPDGEMVLPGFPDADSFVKFALGSVVAVTKASGGLPQFGDEYDFYRSFPGFQAFCETQGDRLLQCMSRVMQYHGCRSNIKDRSKVTELEDKFDLLVDTNDVILERVGILLDEASGVNKNQQPVLPAGLQVPKTIVSSWNRKAGEYSKKTKSETFRLLHAKNIARPQLKFRERIDNSNTPFLPKIFIKPNAQKPLPQALSKERRERPQDRPEDLDVPPALADFIHQQRTQQVEQDMFAHPYQYELDHFTPPDSVLQKPEPQLYRPVGETPCHFVSSLDELVELNEKLLTCQEFAVDLEHHSYRSFLGLTCLMQISTRTEDFIVDTLELRSDMYILNESLTDPAIVKVFHGADSDIEWLQKDFGLYVVNMFDTHQAARLLNLGRHSLDHLLKLYCNVESNKQFQLADWRIRPLPEEMLNYARDDTHYLLYIYDKMRLELWERGNQQPVQLQVVWQRSRDICLKKFIKPIFTDESYLELYRKQKKHLNTQQLTAFQLLFAWRDKTARREDESYGYVLPNHMMLKIAEELPKEPQGIIACCNPVPPLVRQQINEMHLLIQQAREMPLLKSEVATGVKKTSPLPSPERLENVLFGPHDCSHAPSDGYPVVASDGPVPVQKQASLFPDQREEDAPPETKCLIATAVITLFNEPSAEESGKGPLTVAQKKAQNIMESFENPFRMFLPSLERRAHVSQAAKFDPSSKIYEISNHWKLASQVQVRKESKEIAKEKAAEQTAARDQAREEYKATAEQAVSVRQQAALESAAKKRERTTSDPRTTEQKQEKKRLKTSKKPKDPDLPEKDFTPYDYSKSDFKAFAGNSKSKPSSQFDPNKQMPSGKKCAIPKKLKQSVGNKSMSFPSGKPDRGLSWKDPESLTGADPSRSL